One Owenweeksia hongkongensis DSM 17368 genomic region harbors:
- a CDS encoding mevalonate kinase family protein yields MNKNPLYYAKILLFGEYGIINDSQGLSIPYDFYRGAFKQSDALEGKSEKSNTSLKKYFQYLKELQESGEIIAPLDLISLEADIEAGFYFDSSIPEGYGVGSSGALCAAIYDKYAVNRIDPDTDIDKNSIVELKKILGQMESYFHGKSSGLDPLICYLKLPVLISSKEELGTVALPKPGQGKGAIFLLNSGQPGETQPMVNIFMEKMKNHGFRNVMKEEFTKYNDACIQAFLKGDTKPLFSNLKKLSHLVFEYFTPMIPSSVHELWKKGIETNAYYLKLCGSGGGGFVLGFTLDYEKAQTMLQGHQPELIHRF; encoded by the coding sequence ATGAATAAGAATCCACTTTATTATGCTAAGATTCTCCTTTTTGGGGAGTATGGCATCATTAACGACTCTCAGGGATTGTCTATTCCTTATGATTTTTATCGTGGAGCTTTTAAGCAAAGTGATGCGCTGGAAGGCAAGTCTGAAAAGAGCAATACCAGCCTAAAGAAGTATTTTCAGTATTTGAAGGAACTTCAGGAAAGTGGAGAAATTATCGCTCCTCTTGATCTTATAAGTTTGGAGGCTGATATTGAAGCTGGATTCTATTTTGACAGTTCTATTCCCGAAGGATATGGTGTAGGAAGTAGTGGTGCATTATGCGCAGCTATTTACGATAAGTACGCTGTAAACCGAATTGACCCCGATACCGATATTGACAAAAATTCCATAGTTGAGCTAAAGAAAATTTTAGGTCAGATGGAGTCCTATTTTCATGGTAAGAGCAGTGGCTTGGATCCATTGATTTGCTACTTGAAATTACCCGTTCTTATTTCTTCCAAAGAGGAATTGGGAACTGTGGCATTGCCAAAGCCTGGACAAGGCAAAGGCGCTATATTTTTATTGAATAGCGGCCAACCGGGCGAGACTCAACCGATGGTAAACATCTTCATGGAAAAGATGAAAAACCACGGTTTTAGAAACGTAATGAAGGAAGAATTTACCAAGTACAATGATGCTTGCATTCAGGCCTTTTTGAAAGGAGATACCAAGCCTCTTTTCAGCAATTTGAAAAAACTCAGCCATCTGGTTTTTGAGTATTTCACACCAATGATTCCTAGCAGCGTGCATGAGCTGTGGAAAAAAGGAATTGAAACAAACGCCTATTATTTGAAGCTGTGTGGCTCAGGTGGAGGTGGTTTTGTATTGGGCTTTACGCTTGATTATGAGAAAGCCCAAACCATGCTTCAGGGACATCAGCCAGAACTGATACACCGATTCTAA